One region of Paenibacillus polymyxa M1 genomic DNA includes:
- a CDS encoding cellulase-like family protein, translating into MTSLMRNVPHKLTITMWDFSWYTMTQEGEPYSDLEARFQEAVERGYNTIRICAMPFMLFTADGKRTGSLEFASLGKVGQRTRWYNCRGGAVLDGHAHLLELFRQAKAHNCYIILSSWEYQQSPTFLAHTELRDELAAIPPKERFMAIAKSMDQLIRFVTAEGYRDRIVYTELHNEVEFGQLNAVGTSVGIAETNIPALVEAMQPYVEEAIEYLRQCHPDMMMTASYTLNEAYPKAYVARNMQVAHFHLYIKGVLNELMEAAGLDDELAPFPNPFVQSLLREEAPPFAEWILPPEQNWRMEGNPVGMRLIYLHDWVDPDQWDLFLYDRYGDHKMAMLQKADSRLEEIHEWTRHSGIPIVIGEGYVGYTPLYAQFEEGPVGKYIAEYVLRKGMALGFWGMTLCSNCAPHHPFWNDIAWQRKWNQFILNSN; encoded by the coding sequence ATGACTAGTCTGATGAGAAATGTACCGCACAAACTGACGATTACGATGTGGGACTTCTCTTGGTACACCATGACCCAGGAGGGGGAGCCCTACAGCGATCTGGAAGCTCGTTTTCAGGAAGCAGTCGAAAGAGGCTACAATACGATCCGAATATGCGCCATGCCCTTCATGTTGTTTACGGCGGATGGCAAACGTACTGGCTCCTTGGAGTTTGCGAGCCTTGGGAAAGTGGGCCAGCGTACGCGCTGGTATAACTGTCGGGGCGGCGCAGTGCTGGATGGGCATGCTCATTTGCTCGAGCTGTTTAGGCAGGCCAAGGCACATAACTGTTACATTATATTATCCTCTTGGGAATATCAGCAGAGTCCGACCTTCCTGGCTCATACTGAGCTTAGAGATGAATTAGCTGCGATCCCTCCTAAGGAAAGATTTATGGCCATTGCCAAATCAATGGATCAGTTGATTCGTTTTGTTACAGCAGAAGGCTATAGGGATCGGATTGTCTATACAGAGTTGCATAACGAAGTGGAATTTGGGCAGTTAAACGCTGTCGGAACGTCTGTGGGCATAGCGGAAACGAACATACCAGCGCTTGTTGAAGCAATGCAGCCCTATGTAGAAGAAGCGATTGAATATCTTCGCCAATGCCATCCAGATATGATGATGACAGCCAGCTATACGTTAAATGAAGCCTACCCCAAAGCTTACGTGGCGCGCAATATGCAGGTGGCCCATTTTCATCTTTATATTAAAGGGGTGCTGAATGAGCTTATGGAAGCGGCAGGGCTTGATGATGAGCTGGCTCCGTTCCCCAATCCCTTCGTCCAATCCCTATTGAGGGAAGAAGCCCCTCCATTTGCAGAATGGATTCTGCCTCCAGAGCAGAATTGGCGGATGGAAGGCAACCCCGTTGGCATGAGGCTTATTTATTTGCACGACTGGGTAGATCCGGATCAATGGGATTTATTTTTGTACGATCGGTACGGGGATCATAAAATGGCCATGTTGCAGAAGGCCGACTCCCGATTGGAAGAGATTCATGAATGGACCCGTCATTCCGGTATTCCAATTGTCATAGGAGAAGGTTATGTAGGCTATACGCCGCTGTATGCCCAATTTGAAGAAGGTCCAGTTGGTAAATATATAGCCGAATATGTGTTGCGAAAAGGAATGGCACTAGGGTTCTGGGGAATGACTCTCTGCTCCAACTGTGCTCCGCATCATCCATTCTGGAATGATATAGCCTGGCAGCGCAAGTGGAACCAATTTATCCTAAATTCAAATTAG
- a CDS encoding bile acid:sodium symporter family protein → MLLTLNRRLNAAMPLITPISILIGVLIGTPLSQYTELSPWLFAFMTFAGSIGMGFKDFIHVIKHPGPLIACLFILHLAMPLLAMMLGHLAFSDDPYTITGLILGAAIPTGISSFVWVSIYKGNTALTLAIILIDTILAPFAVPGIMSLLIGANVQLDTWAMMQSLFWMIVVPSLVGMVLNEWTKGKIKQVWGPRLGPFSKLAMALVVMINGSVIAPYLVDFNLKLVGVCVSIIILASTGYAIGYLISGLMRWNNADRTALVFNGGMRNISAGAVLAITYFPAPVALPVVLGMIFQQSTASLVGFLLSRRDRANAKNKRSTVSAS, encoded by the coding sequence ATGCTCCTAACGTTGAATCGAAGACTAAATGCAGCTATGCCGCTAATCACACCCATCAGCATTCTCATCGGCGTCCTCATCGGTACGCCGTTGTCCCAATATACCGAGCTTTCTCCCTGGCTGTTTGCATTCATGACCTTCGCGGGCAGTATCGGTATGGGGTTCAAGGATTTTATCCATGTGATCAAGCATCCTGGTCCGCTGATTGCCTGTCTGTTTATTCTTCACCTAGCCATGCCGCTTCTCGCCATGATGCTTGGGCATCTGGCTTTCAGTGATGATCCTTATACGATTACTGGACTGATTCTTGGCGCGGCTATCCCTACCGGCATTTCCAGCTTTGTGTGGGTCAGTATCTACAAAGGCAATACAGCGCTGACATTGGCGATCATTCTTATTGATACAATTTTGGCTCCGTTCGCCGTACCCGGCATCATGTCTCTGTTGATCGGAGCGAATGTGCAGCTTGATACCTGGGCGATGATGCAGAGCCTGTTCTGGATGATTGTCGTTCCTTCACTAGTTGGCATGGTGTTGAACGAATGGACCAAAGGAAAGATTAAGCAGGTGTGGGGACCTCGGCTGGGCCCGTTCTCCAAGCTGGCCATGGCTCTTGTCGTCATGATTAACGGATCTGTCATCGCACCTTACCTGGTCGATTTTAATCTCAAGCTTGTTGGAGTATGCGTCTCCATCATTATCCTTGCCTCCACAGGGTATGCGATAGGTTACCTCATATCAGGGCTGATGCGGTGGAATAATGCAGACCGTACGGCGCTTGTCTTTAACGGCGGCATGCGCAATATTAGCGCGGGGGCTGTGCTTGCCATTACCTACTTCCCGGCTCCGGTAGCGCTGCCCGTTGTACTTGGAATGATTTTCCAGCAGTCCACGGCATCTCTGGTCGGATTTCTGCTGAGTCGTCGCGACCGCGCCAACGCTAAGAATAAGCGCAGTACGGTCTCTGCTTCTTAA
- a CDS encoding AraC family transcriptional regulator, which produces MNKKADEFERKKVYVLPPYMLNKLKTNPLTKNLYITDIGYFSHARHHFRERTHGCNSHIFIYCASGQGWVRTKDNLTIVLKERSFAYIPRDMPHAYGADDEDPWTIYWFHLQGDQMDDFMALFEPFKMYISMAASDEIKLLELFHQCYDLLLNKSYSMIHLVQVSQTIRYLLSFVVSVASRKEDSTYQSHVDKATRYMGEQLESTVSLDELSRYVQVSKQHLNLIFKQSTGYSPVDYYLRMKIQRASQLLDLTNASIKEISLQLGFRDPYYFSRLFKKIMGCSPLDYRHNLKG; this is translated from the coding sequence ATGAATAAGAAAGCTGATGAATTTGAGCGTAAAAAGGTATATGTCCTTCCACCCTATATGCTGAATAAATTAAAAACAAATCCGCTTACAAAAAATTTATATATTACGGATATAGGCTACTTCAGCCATGCCCGCCATCATTTTCGCGAAAGAACACACGGCTGTAACTCTCATATATTCATTTACTGTGCGAGTGGACAAGGCTGGGTGCGAACCAAGGATAACCTAACCATTGTCCTGAAAGAGCGAAGCTTTGCTTACATTCCTAGGGACATGCCGCATGCTTATGGGGCTGACGATGAAGATCCATGGACAATTTACTGGTTTCATCTTCAAGGGGATCAAATGGATGATTTTATGGCGTTGTTTGAGCCGTTTAAAATGTATATTTCAATGGCCGCCAGTGATGAAATCAAACTGCTGGAGCTATTTCATCAGTGTTACGACCTTTTACTGAACAAATCATACTCCATGATACATTTAGTTCAAGTGTCGCAAACTATCCGTTATCTGCTAAGTTTTGTTGTATCCGTTGCTTCTCGCAAGGAAGACAGCACATACCAGAGCCATGTCGATAAGGCCACACGTTATATGGGAGAACAATTGGAATCTACCGTTTCACTTGATGAGCTGAGCCGGTATGTTCAGGTATCCAAGCAGCATTTAAACTTGATATTCAAGCAATCAACCGGCTACTCTCCTGTCGATTACTATTTAAGAATGAAAATTCAGAGGGCCAGTCAGCTCTTGGATTTAACGAATGCTTCTATTAAAGAAATCAGCTTACAACTTGGTTTTAGGGACCCTTATTACTTCTCCAGGCTATTCAAAAAAATAATGGGCTGCTCTCCTCTGGATTACCGACATAATTTAAAGGGCTAA